In Bacillus sp. KH172YL63, one genomic interval encodes:
- the clpP gene encoding ATP-dependent Clp endopeptidase proteolytic subunit ClpP, translated as MNLIPTVIEQTNRGERAYDIYSRLLKDRVIMLGSAIDDNVANSIVAQLLFLESENPEKDISIYINSPGGSITAGMAIYDTIQYIKPDVQTICIGMAASMGAFLLAAGAKGKRLALPNAEVMIHQPLGGAQGQATEIEIAAKRILFLREKLNQILADRTGQPLEVISKDTDRDNFMTAERALEYGLIDRIITRNEMNNK; from the coding sequence ATGAATTTAATTCCTACAGTAATTGAACAAACAAACCGCGGTGAGCGTGCGTATGACATTTATTCACGCCTGTTGAAAGACCGTGTGATCATGCTTGGAAGCGCCATTGATGATAATGTGGCAAACTCCATCGTGGCACAGCTTCTTTTCCTTGAGTCGGAAAACCCGGAGAAGGATATCTCAATCTACATAAACTCTCCTGGTGGAAGCATCACGGCTGGTATGGCCATCTACGATACAATTCAATACATCAAGCCTGATGTACAGACGATCTGTATCGGTATGGCGGCGTCAATGGGTGCGTTCCTTCTTGCAGCTGGTGCTAAAGGCAAGCGTCTTGCCCTGCCAAATGCTGAAGTAATGATTCACCAACCACTTGGTGGCGCACAGGGTCAGGCGACGGAAATCGAAATCGCTGCAAAGCGCATTCTATTCCTTCGTGAAAAACTGAACCAAATCCTTGCTGATCGCACAGGTCAACCACTTGAAGTGATTTCAAAGGATACAGACCGTGATAACTTCATGACAGCTGAAAGAGCGCTTGAATACGGATTGATTGACCGCATCATCACGCGCAATGAAATGAACAACAAATAA
- a CDS encoding ATP-binding protein, whose translation MKKAKHYFQTSLRNQFIGLMSSFILIFLAGSICLFAYDRYITNEYQEQKVLLDQKQEVAEQLDRSFKKAFFDARGYIAFGRQEFKDSIYSEEEVVLASIKKLKKLSTDEQDVKFVNDAEEFASYYFDILVENAFYNFENDDIEAVMRASEDGATATINTFQKQLDQYNDSLQEASIEEYEAVKMKETYSQQAFVLFIFIMLLVLMRMMRVIARQIGLPLNEVASAAEKISENESYQQWSFANERKDEIGKLSRAFEKMIYKIQEKEESLLSQNEELVAQQDELESQQSELEHLLAITKNREQQLERRNEFIHGISTSLNKQKVLDSIVRSMSRVMDASCGMIVLMDEQDSHAAFGISKSGVSQFIEYMDNGIHQRLFETKKAFTIKRELGVEEKGYHEGTLYSYDLFIPILSPNLEVEAVMVFSRFGQDFDAQELDEYMSLAKQVSISLQKIHLFEESEKDRRITQDILSNIQEGIHLVDRQGNTLLMNATLSKVINGDFDLLQKATYKEWKQMLLPQVEDEEGMNHYYEMVMTQEVSGKNVHTYHLKDTKRVYQVYSEPLYRGEDHVGTIFVHRDITKEFEVDQMKSEFVSTVSHELRTPLSSVLGFTELMLTKDLKPERTKKYLTTIYQEAKRLTSLINDFLDVQRMESGRQTFEKRYEDLTPILETVIENQKVNAPSHQFVIEKETDCTIVLGDKDKLSQAFTNLISNAIKYSPDGGHIFVRLREDDDRIHIDIEDEGLGVPEEAIPNLFTKFYRVDNSDRRRIGGTGLGLTIVKEIVETHEGSIHVSSELGEGTTFTVTLPVVTMEIFKEEEQCGNGMEIMVIEDDVNLATLLRTELSESGFQVQHTKSGKEALEKMKEINPCAIVLDIMLEGNMSGWDVLEKIKEDETLSEVPIIISSALEEKEKGMTLGANEYLVKPYQPSKLSKTVLHLLLKNGLKDEIQ comes from the coding sequence ATGAAGAAAGCTAAACATTACTTTCAGACGAGCCTGCGCAATCAATTCATCGGATTGATGAGCAGTTTCATCCTTATTTTCCTTGCCGGTTCCATTTGCTTATTTGCATACGACCGGTATATCACCAATGAATATCAGGAGCAAAAAGTCCTGTTGGATCAAAAACAAGAAGTGGCAGAACAGCTGGACCGCAGCTTCAAAAAAGCATTTTTCGATGCCCGGGGATACATTGCCTTTGGCAGACAGGAATTTAAGGACAGCATATACAGCGAAGAAGAGGTTGTGCTTGCTTCCATCAAGAAATTGAAGAAGCTTTCCACGGATGAACAGGATGTAAAATTCGTGAACGATGCAGAAGAATTTGCTTCATACTATTTCGATATTTTGGTGGAAAACGCCTTTTATAATTTTGAAAATGACGACATAGAAGCAGTAATGCGGGCTTCAGAGGATGGAGCGACAGCCACGATCAATACGTTCCAGAAACAACTGGATCAGTATAATGACTCGCTGCAGGAAGCAAGCATCGAAGAATATGAAGCAGTCAAAATGAAAGAAACTTACAGTCAACAGGCATTTGTCCTGTTCATCTTTATCATGCTCCTCGTCCTGATGAGAATGATGAGGGTCATTGCAAGACAAATCGGTCTGCCATTGAATGAAGTGGCATCTGCTGCGGAGAAGATTTCAGAAAATGAGAGCTATCAGCAATGGTCATTTGCCAATGAGCGGAAAGACGAGATCGGCAAATTGTCGAGAGCATTTGAAAAGATGATTTATAAAATACAGGAAAAAGAAGAGAGTCTCTTGTCACAAAATGAAGAGTTGGTGGCACAGCAGGATGAATTGGAATCACAACAGTCGGAACTCGAGCACCTCCTTGCAATCACAAAAAATCGGGAGCAGCAGCTTGAGCGACGTAATGAGTTCATCCACGGCATCTCAACATCACTGAACAAACAGAAAGTCCTCGACAGCATCGTAAGGAGCATGAGCAGGGTGATGGACGCTTCCTGCGGGATGATCGTCCTGATGGATGAGCAGGATTCCCATGCGGCCTTCGGGATATCAAAGTCGGGTGTGAGTCAGTTCATCGAATATATGGACAACGGCATACACCAGCGCTTATTCGAGACAAAGAAAGCCTTCACCATCAAACGTGAACTTGGCGTCGAGGAAAAAGGGTACCATGAAGGGACGTTATATTCCTATGACCTCTTCATCCCGATCCTTTCCCCGAATCTCGAAGTGGAAGCCGTGATGGTGTTCAGCCGTTTCGGGCAGGACTTCGATGCACAGGAACTTGATGAATATATGAGCCTTGCCAAACAAGTATCGATCTCTCTTCAGAAAATCCATCTTTTTGAAGAATCAGAAAAAGATCGCCGGATCACCCAGGATATTCTCAGCAATATCCAAGAAGGAATCCACCTTGTGGACAGACAGGGAAATACGTTATTAATGAATGCGACCTTATCGAAGGTCATCAATGGTGATTTCGACCTTCTGCAGAAGGCGACCTATAAAGAATGGAAGCAGATGCTGCTCCCACAGGTTGAAGATGAAGAAGGCATGAATCACTACTATGAAATGGTGATGACCCAGGAAGTAAGCGGAAAGAACGTCCACACTTACCACCTGAAAGATACAAAGAGGGTCTACCAGGTATACTCTGAACCTCTTTATCGCGGGGAAGATCATGTAGGTACGATCTTCGTCCACCGGGATATTACGAAGGAATTCGAAGTAGATCAGATGAAATCTGAATTTGTCAGCACCGTCAGCCATGAATTGCGTACGCCGTTATCCAGTGTCCTCGGATTCACCGAACTGATGCTGACAAAAGACTTGAAGCCTGAACGGACGAAGAAATATTTAACGACAATCTACCAAGAGGCCAAACGCCTTACGTCCTTGATCAACGACTTCCTTGACGTACAACGGATGGAATCGGGAAGACAAACGTTTGAAAAAAGGTATGAAGATCTCACCCCGATCCTGGAAACAGTGATCGAAAACCAAAAAGTGAATGCACCATCCCACCAATTCGTGATCGAAAAAGAAACCGACTGTACGATCGTCCTCGGAGATAAAGATAAATTATCCCAGGCGTTCACAAACCTGATCAGTAATGCGATCAAGTATTCTCCTGACGGTGGCCATATCTTTGTACGCCTGCGTGAAGACGATGATCGGATTCACATCGATATCGAGGATGAAGGCCTTGGCGTGCCAGAGGAAGCGATCCCTAATCTGTTCACCAAATTCTACCGGGTCGACAACTCAGACCGGAGAAGGATCGGTGGAACAGGACTCGGACTCACCATCGTGAAGGAAATCGTCGAGACCCATGAAGGATCGATTCATGTCTCATCAGAACTTGGTGAAGGGACGACATTCACGGTAACATTGCCGGTCGTGACGATGGAAATCTTCAAAGAGGAAGAGCAGTGCGGAAACGGAATGGAGATCATGGTCATTGAAGATGACGTGAATCTTGCCACACTGCTGCGTACAGAACTCTCTGAAAGCGGCTTCCAAGTGCAGCATACGAAATCCGGTAAAGAAGCATTGGAAAAAATGAAAGAAATCAATCCATGTGCCATCGTCCTAGACATCATGCTCGAAGGAAATATGTCGGGCTGGGATGTACTTGAGAAAATCAAAGAAGATGAAACACTATCTGAAGTGCCGATCATCATCTCATCTGCCCTCGAGGAGAAGGAGAAAGGCATGACATTGGGAGCGAATGAATATTTGGTGAAGCCTTATCAGCCAAGTAAGCTTTCGAAGACTGTCCTTCATCTCCTGTTGAAAAACGGATTGAAAGACGAAATCCAATAA
- a CDS encoding response regulator transcription factor, translated as MAKILIAEDEEVLRMLLVDTLEDEGHELDEAADGQEAINQIMENDYDLILLDYMMPLFTGLEVIEQVRKVPEKAGVKIMMVSAKSQQSDKERVLQSGADYFVAKPYSPLDIVQRIEDILNEES; from the coding sequence GTGGCAAAGATTTTAATAGCGGAAGATGAAGAAGTATTGAGGATGTTATTGGTTGATACACTTGAAGACGAGGGGCATGAGCTTGATGAAGCGGCTGACGGGCAGGAAGCCATCAATCAGATCATGGAAAATGATTATGACCTCATTCTATTGGATTATATGATGCCCCTGTTCACAGGTCTTGAAGTGATCGAACAAGTCAGGAAGGTACCGGAGAAGGCAGGTGTGAAGATCATGATGGTATCTGCAAAGAGTCAGCAGTCAGACAAGGAACGTGTCCTTCAGTCCGGGGCCGATTACTTTGTGGCAAAGCCATACAGTCCGCTTGACATCGTCCAACGAATTGAGGACATTTTAAATGAAGAAAGCTAA